Genomic DNA from Vreelandella subglaciescola:
GCCGATACCTGGATCCCACATCTGGTGCGGCGACTCAACGAGAGCACCGGGGCCAAGGTCAAGGTACGCATCGACGCGGGTTTCACCGACAACGACACGCTTGAGGCGCTGGAAGATCGCGACATCGAGTATCTGGGCCGGTTGCGCAGTCATACGGGCCTGCAGACACTGGCAGCGCCACATCTGAAGCGGCCACGCGGCCGGCCCCCCGAGCAACCTCGGGAATGGTGCCATGACCTGGCGTACCAAGCCGGTACCTGGCCGGCGCCGCGGCGCGTGGTGCTGGTGGTACAAGAGCGGCCCGATGATCTGCTGCTGCATGCCTTCTTTTTGGTCACCAACCTCGGCAAGTTCAACTGGCCGCCGGAAAAGGTCCTGGCGCTTTATCGCAAGCGCGGCAGCGCCGAAGCCCACATGGGCGAGGTGAAGTCGGCGCTCGACCTGCATCTCTCCTCGACTGATCGCGGTGTCTCCACCGTCCAGGACGTCATGGCCCGCAACGAGGTAAACCTGCTGCTGACTCTCTGCGCTTATCAGGTGCTACACGGGCTGCGTTGCCTGTTGGAACGACAGACCCGGCAGGGCTGGAGCCTGAAGCGGATGCGCGAGCAGGTGCTTAAGGTGGCCGCCACGCTGACAGTGCACGCCCGGCGCATCACCGTGCACCTCGGCGATGCCGCCGATAAATGGTGGCCATCTTTACTGAAAGGGTTGCCGCGGCTGACGGCATTGACCTGACACGTCGCATTACTCAGCCTTTTCCAGCAGACAAAACGGCCACTATGGAGGCCGACGACCACGGCTGCGCCGTCACTCGAAACCAATGAACTTCAGTTATAAATATCACGGCATTGATACGATAAAGCTATGTGCTAATCGGCTACTCAGCGACCGTATGACATAAAAGCCGGTCGGTCCCGGTCACCACGGGACGTAAAACGCTCGTTCGGCGTCCTGATGAATAAGGCGGGTTCCTGTTAGATGTAGAGCCCCGGATGATAGATTAAGCCATAGGAGTTATCCTCTGTTGGCAGCGCGCGACCTCATTGCGCAATTTATCCAGGAGCAGCGAGATGGATATCAAACTGCATAAAACGGCCACTACAACACCACGCACCCGTCAGGAGATTCAGCAAGCGCCGACGGCAGTCAGCGATAGTGAATTGGCCCGGCGCTATCATGTGTCGTGTCCCACCATTGCCCGATGGCGCTATCGCACGACTCAGCATGACCGCTCGCACACGCGCCACCATCTGCTGACAACCCTATCGCCGGCACAAGAAGAGATCGTGGTGGCACTGCGCGAGTCCCTGCGCTTGAGCGTTGACGATTTGCTGACAGTGGCCAAGGAGTTTCTCCATCCCGACCTGTCGCGCTCTGCTCTTGAACGCCTGCTGAAACGCCGTGGTTTGCCTAGCCTTGCCACCTTGAACAAGCAGGAGAAGGCAGCTCAAAAACCGCCTTACAAGCCGTTCAAGGACTATGAGCCGGGCTACGTTCATGTTGACGTCAAATACCTTCCCAAGATGCCTGACGAAGACCAGAGGCGTTATCTCTTCGTGGCTATTGACCGGGCAACCCGCTGGGTTTATCTGGAGGTGCGTCAACATCAGTCCGCCAACGATGCTGAGGTCTTTTTACATCACGTTCGCGAGCAAGCCCCGTTCAAAATCAAAACGTTGCTGACAGACAATGGCAAGTGTTTCACTGACCGTTTTGCGGCAGGGGGAGAACGTCGACCTACTGGCAAACATCGGGTGGATCAGTTCTGTGAGCATCACGCGGTGGAGCACCGTCTGATACCCCCTTACCGGCCGCAAACTAACGGCATGGTAGAGCGCTTCAATGGCCGCATCAGTGATGTGTTGAATACGCAC
This window encodes:
- a CDS encoding IS481 family transposase; protein product: MDIKLHKTATTTPRTRQEIQQAPTAVSDSELARRYHVSCPTIARWRYRTTQHDRSHTRHHLLTTLSPAQEEIVVALRESLRLSVDDLLTVAKEFLHPDLSRSALERLLKRRGLPSLATLNKQEKAAQKPPYKPFKDYEPGYVHVDVKYLPKMPDEDQRRYLFVAIDRATRWVYLEVRQHQSANDAEVFLHHVREQAPFKIKTLLTDNGKCFTDRFAAGGERRPTGKHRVDQFCEHHAVEHRLIPPYRPQTNGMVERFNGRISDVLNTHRFDSRDDLETTLKRYNWLYNHHINQKALHHRTPIGAMKQWQQDRPELFRKRVINHAGPDS
- a CDS encoding IS1380 family transposase; the protein is MFLTELDSRGPLAMGESLSPWTPSCNGSIRVELSGHRTTSDSGALLLREALDNSGMIDALDDHLVDHRDPDRVRHSLASQLRTLVLQRSMGWIDLSDTDTLRRDPLWQLACSDARGTTPLAQDRPSQATLSRLLTCLGRDDNIDTVHEGLLRLAVWRLTSLDGGERPEHLTLDIDGLPIDVHGHQGGSAFHGLYGARIYSPLVASLAETGDMVGGLLREGNAGPAENADTWIPHLVRRLNESTGAKVKVRIDAGFTDNDTLEALEDRDIEYLGRLRSHTGLQTLAAPHLKRPRGRPPEQPREWCHDLAYQAGTWPAPRRVVLVVQERPDDLLLHAFFLVTNLGKFNWPPEKVLALYRKRGSAEAHMGEVKSALDLHLSSTDRGVSTVQDVMARNEVNLLLTLCAYQVLHGLRCLLERQTRQGWSLKRMREQVLKVAATLTVHARRITVHLGDAADKWWPSLLKGLPRLTALT